The genomic segment GAATAAAGAAAAtgacccaaaaaacaaaagtatcaaTAGAGAATTACTGCTAAGACTAAAACTATAAgccgtaaaaaaaaagaaacaaaaacgatCGGGAAAGGTCAAAGCAAAAGGACATTGTTGATATCATTGCAATGAGTCCACACAACGCGAGAATGTATACGACCGAGGGGCTATAAGCACAGCATCAAGCCATTCAATATTGCCCCAAACTTCACCATGACGGTTCTTTTCAAGCGAGATCATAGCACACCAAATTTCTTTGGTTGCAGTAATACGAGACGGCACATAGTCCCAAAAGACAACGAGTTTTCCACCACAATTACCTATTTCAGTATGAGTTTTGTATTTCGCGTGAACTCCACTCAAACCTTCGACCAGTCTCCACTCTTCACGCTTTGTGTCATACCACCACAATTTTTTATCACCATAACGGTAGCATACATTCTCTATCTCACACATACTCTCACCCAAGTAGTCCTCATCAACTTCCCACCTACTTTCTTTGGTAAGGTAAACAAAGTTTTTCTTATTGCTCCTCACGTAAATTTTTCCTTGCTTCGCTTGGAGATTCTTGACCAAAGAGTACCGGAGCTCCACTCCAGGATCCGGTAAAGGTTCCCAAGTTTGAGTCTTTGGGTAGAAAACCTCAGCCCAATGCGTAGATTCATCTGGTTCACACCCTCCCATTACATATAGATTCCCGTCCAGGGCGCACGTAAGGGCATTCTTACGAGCCACCGTCATGCTGGGGGCTTTGTATTTGCCAGTAAGCTTGTTATAGACCCACACGTCGGTCGAGGAGGAGGGCGTGTCTTGTCCACCAATTTCGTATATTTCTGAACCAACAGTTTCGTGGAATATTTGTAAGCGACGAGAATAAGAAGTAGGCATTGGTAGCAACCAATGTCCGGTAACCTTGACGTCGATCTTCCAATGGGTTAGGGGTTGATGATCATAGGGTTTAATCCAGAGACAGAACCATCTACGATCAAAAGGATAGGTGGGAGATTGTAGACAGACATAAACACATTGTTTTCGGGTTCCAAGGCAGGATCGTTCCATGTCGAGCGCGTCAGAGAGGATGAGCGAGCGGAAGCTCTTGGAGACAAGTGAGAGCGTTGGGTAGTAAGACATTGATATGCGAGCCAATATACTCAAAACGATGTCCGTCGGTAAGGACGAAAACAACCACCGAGATGGTGGCGTAGCCGGACAATTAGGAGGGTTTGGCTCGCTTGGTGGCTCCATAACTCTTCGtaggttttttttaaatttaaacaaacacTTACCTTTTGTTTAAGTTTTGAACGGAACACCAAATGAAATCTTATTGTATGCATGGTGTATATTTATAGCCTAAAGATCCTCCTAGTTCTATATGTATTTGGTTTATCAAAAACTAATCATTAACAATTACATTATCGCtgtcatatatatctttttatttgttttttgaacaaCGTTGTCTTATATATCTATCGGAGATTCGccatttataaaaagaaaaaatatatatatatgctttgcGGAAAAACGGTTTTTTCATACCTCCATAATAGCCctatgttgaattcatacatttgACTATTAATCTGGCCTAAACATACATTctgtttatgaatatttgaattttgtaCCCCAACTTTGAAATCAATACCCCAAATATAAATGTTGtgccataacatacaaaaacgtgATTATGGTCTAACTCTATTAAGCTTCCGTTTAATCAAAATGAAGTGGATTCCACGTGTGCGCAGCGATTCAAAACGACGTCATTTTGGGAAAACAGATAATCTAAAATTTTggccaaaacgacgtcgttttttatttctctcccaaatctctcttcctctctcccgatactctctctctcgcggcggaagaaccctaaaatttggGCATTTTCAATTTCGGGTCAATATGAAACTTTAGATTCTCTGTTTGGCCAAAATTTTAGATTCTTTGTTTTcccaaaacgacgttgttttgaATCGCTGAATCGCTGCGCACATGTGGAATCCACGTCATTTTGATTAAACGGAAGTTTAACAGAATTAGACCATAAAcacgtttttgtatgttatggTACAACATTTATACTTGAGGTATTGATTTCGAAGTTGGGGTAGGAAATTCaataattcaaaaacataatatatgtTTAGGCCATATCAGTAGTcaaatgtatgaattcaacacagGGCTATTGTGGGGGTATGAAAAAACTGTTTTTCTTATGCTTTGCTAACAAAGTTTACTAAACAAAAGACTTTAGTTTATTGTACTAAATCTAACAGGAAaaggattcatatattactttttaaaaatat from the Camelina sativa cultivar DH55 chromosome 12, Cs, whole genome shotgun sequence genome contains:
- the LOC104733489 gene encoding putative F-box/kelch-repeat protein At4g19330; the encoded protein is MEPPSEPNPPNCPATPPSRWLFSSLPTDIVLSILARISMSYYPTLSLVSKSFRSLILSDALDMERSCLGTRKQCVYVCLQSPTYPFDRRWFCLWIKPYDHQPLTHWKIDVKVTGHWLLPMPTSYSRRLQIFHETVGSEIYEIGGQDTPSSSTDVWVYNKLTGKYKAPSMTVARKNALTCALDGNLYVMGGCEPDESTHWAEVFYPKTQTWEPLPDPGVELRYSLVKNLQAKQGKIYVRSNKKNFVYLTKESRWEVDEDYLGESMCEIENVCYRYGDKKLWWYDTKREEWRLVEGLSGVHAKYKTHTEIGNCGGKLVVFWDYVPSRITATKEIWCAMISLEKNRHGEVWGNIEWLDAVLIAPRSYTFSRCVDSLQ